From a region of the Acanthochromis polyacanthus isolate Apoly-LR-REF ecotype Palm Island chromosome 3, KAUST_Apoly_ChrSc, whole genome shotgun sequence genome:
- the LOC127533274 gene encoding C-type mannose receptor 2-like, translated as MKLRPTAERDSQTWPRIGNTTEMNRLIDTLSSTGYNSEVWIGAFAEVNWRWSDGSRAEYRFWADGEPNYLTSEMCVATSPTGPWESLRCDIFLPMVCYKGTQQNPEFVSVVSHHGTWSYSQKYCRDNYIDLATVRNEAEYDNVFDSRANHRVNAAWIGLFRDPVFNWSEWSSFVFRHFDDDVDPFGSDKVFCGASSLSRSGKWSFLLCERRLPFVCNTPAVKRVVKLRIKLDDSCVDLNDPAVKAALLKKLQDRLEEEGVSGVTLKWREQPDGEVWHKEDL; from the exons ATGAAGCTCAGGCCTACTGCAGAGAGAGATTCACAGACCTGGCCACGTATAGGCAACACGACCGAAATGAACCGACTTATCGACACACTTTCCTCCACTGGCTACAACTCTGAGGTGTGGATTGGTGCGTTTGCTGAAGTCAACTGGAGATGGTCAGATGGCAGCAGGGCTGAGTACAGGTTTTGGGCAGATGGTGAACCCAATTATCTCACAAGTGAAATGTGTGTGGCCACTAGCCCCACTGGACCATGGGAATCTCTTCGCTGTGACATTTTCCTCCCGATGGTGTGTTACAAAG GAACCCAACAGAATCCTGAATTTGTTTCTGTGGTTAGCCATCACGGGACTTGGTCCTATTCTCAGAAGTACTGCAGAGACAACTACATAGACCTGGCCACTGTGAGGAACGAAGCAGAATACGACAACGTCTTCGACTCAAGAGCCAACCACCGGGTGAATGCTGCATGGATTGGCTTATTCAGAGATCCTGTTTTTAACTGGTCTGAGTGGAGCAGCTTCGTCTTCCGCCACTTCGATGATGATGTAGACCCATTCGGCTCAGATAAAGTCTTTTGTGGTGCTTCATCTCTGAGCAGATCAGGAAAATGGAGCTTTTTGCTCTGTGAAAGAAGGTTACCATTTGTCTGCAACACCCCAGCCG TGAAGCGGGTGGTGAAGCTGAGGATCAAACTGGACGACTCCTGTGTGGATCTGAACGACCCTGCTGTGAAAGCGGCGCTCCTGAAAAAG CTCCAGGACAGACTGGAGGAGGAAGGAGTGAGTGGAGTCACCCTGAAGTGGAGAGAGCAGCCTGATGGGGAAGTCTGGCACAAAGAGGATCTCTAA